From the genome of Glycine soja cultivar W05 chromosome 14, ASM419377v2, whole genome shotgun sequence:
ttttaagtTTAATCCTATATCTATATGAAAATTGTTTCGCGTGGACACCCATAGTATATTATATGAGACACCTACAGAGACagaaaaatatagatataataaGATTTATGATGTGttggaaagaaataaatataaaaaaaatgagagatgtTGGTGGACATATGCTATTAGAAAATAGTGTTTTTGTGTGTAATTAACATGATGTGCAATATGTCATGTTCTTGTATGAGACCTGCATGCAGTAacaaagagagaagggagaaagcatatatatatatatatgtaccaTCATTTGTGAAACGAAATAAGGGAAGCCAAGGCGCCTAAGCACAAAATGAAAGCATTGCGTGATGACAAAAATGGTGAGAATTTGAAGCTCTAACACTGGCATTGTGGATCTTGAGAGTAAAGCGCCATAATTTTTGTTACCCCATATGCCATCGGATACTATCTTGGATGGCATATCAATGGAAACAttatagtaaataaattttCTGTCTGGGTCTGAATTATAGTTGTCGAACGTAGCATTAATGAAAATTGTTCTGTTTATGCTCAATAGGGTCTCGTTTGTCCCCATGATGGATGTTATTGATCAagataataatcaattatttaagGACGAAATACAGTAGCTAGCTCGAATGCAAGGAATGATAATAGTTATTAGCAAATCAGAATCACAAATGAAGCTATTGACACAAAGTCTTTTTATATATTGCTATTTTGTGGTGGCTAGATTTGGTGAGTTGTGACAGACTAGTTTCTTAGCATCATAATATTGGAACATTGTCATAACAAATCATAACTAATAACGCTTTTTTCATAGCTTGTTTCATCGGTAACCGAAACAAGAAATATTAAAACAACTATACATTAATTGTAAGTTAAACTGCCATGTCAAACCTAAACCCGAAGGTTGTGGTTATACCGTTGATCTAAATCATCTTCTCGTTAATGTTATTTACATCCACGGAAGAGATTAATTGGaactttttcattaatttgagtAATACTACTACcaggacattttttttttcaaatttcaactttcTTTTATTAGGGCACTAAATATAACGGAAAACACTAATTAGTTGTCTATGTTGTATatactatttaataattatataacacaaaattgataatataattataagtagaaaatgtataattaatgttaattgaCCTGTAATTCTGAATATGCGAATCTTTTCTTTACAATACCCAAATCTTCTAACCACTATAAGTGACAATTAACACGTGTATTGATTGTATAAggataactaattaaaaatataagaaaatgaaaatgcatgcTTTATCTACTTTATTTTAGATAAGCATgctttatttactttatttctaaataattaCAAAGCTACTACTAGTTTTGAAGTGAAAAAGGTGAATATAAATGGCATAAGAATAGTAAGAATTAATAACAATTGGTCGCATGAAAGGTGTGAgatataattgaaaattgaagcatcagtcaaatgcatgctttaatatttttcttggtCTTATACATGAATCAAATTAAATGCACATTTTTGGAAACAATAAAGGTATTTAATATAAGCAATTCACGAAAAAGAACTCCACCATTTTTCTTGGTATAAATAGCCAGCCACCTCTAGCTTTCAGTCATATTCTAGCTAATAATAACTTGAAACCTTTTTTTAGCTTTATTGTGATAAGTTTGAATCATGGATAGGAAAGCTAGTGGTGAAGTTAGCAAAGGTGAAGTCCCGAAACCCAAAGAGAATGTTGGAAGTGGTTCTGAAGATAAGGTTATGAAGGCTCCAGGTGGAGATGGATCTTACATTTCCAGGAAGGAATTTGAGAAAAATCCTCAGGGTTACTTTGATGGTTTGCATGCTGAACACAAGGGCAATAAGTAGTTGCGTTTTGTTCTCAATATGAAGTTGTTGTGTGTGATTTTGTTTCTTGGTGCATATGGTTGCTATATGTAGACTGGTCCTATAATAAGTAATAAATCTTATCTATGTTGCCCgcaattaagaaataaaataaagcccgtaataatttttgttttgtaatcctttatttatattttaaaagttgtaagttattgcatttgtaattaaatgacaTTATCAATCTTACTTCTATATTAGTAACTTGAATTTTTAAACaagtaaacaaatattttttttctatcattaattttcatattaaatcattttttattaatatccaGTAACAACATTAACTATCCACATGACCTAACAAacacattattaatatattgtatAAAATTAATACTCATATATaactttgataaattttaattttgaaaatgccCCACAATCAAAAATGACCACTGAGACTTGCACTTGTAGCCGAAAACGGGGACGAGAATGTTATCTAGAGTACTTACTTTCACGAGCAAATGAAGATATATCATCCCTTCATAAATCATTTGTATTCAATTGATAAAGTTGTCAAAAATTATCATACTATGATATGATAAAATGTAACCATGTACGAGGAATAAATGCATACATTCACGACAAAATTGGATTTCAGAGTAGCAAGAGAAACATCATTGAAAAGAATTAAGAATAGTAAGCTAAAATATGCTACTGGCGGTTCCGACTTGGAAGCAAGCATTCAAATGTAACCATGTGTGATATCACAGATTCCTTGTGTGCAGTTTGTAGTCTAGGCTTAGCCAAATCTATTATATCCTCACGCAAACTGTTCATAATATCACTGATTTAGCAATCTGAACATTCATAAAAATCACATTCTTTTCATGTGCTTAAACAGTAAGAGGATATAAATATAAACCTGTTAAACAGAAAGTAACTAGACAATTGTAGCTGAGAATTTAGAGAGAAGAGTGCAACTAACCGTTCCCACTCTCCAGTAGCTTCTGCGTGCCACTTAACAGACTGATACAGGCGATCCAGGCTATAGAGTGCCAATCCAAACATATATTGTGCATCTCTCTCCTGTAGATAACATGTAACACGACATTTCTATCCTTGGTCTATCCATCTCATTCAAATCaactaaataaaatcaataaaaaagaaagctaCTTACCAACCCTTGATCAACATAATTTTGGTACTGCATAATCCTTTTCTTAACCTCTATAACAAGTAGCCTCCTCTGAATCCGAGCAATTCTACCTCTTCCCTCAGCTTTGGTATCCTAATTTACAcagatttcttttttatcaatgtaAGTAGTGGTACTGATAcaagttgacaaaaaaaaaaagaaacaatttaCCGTGGTAAAACTCCAATTCTAATTGGAGAATATCACAAACAACACCTAAGGAattgtatctaagttttgtccatGCTAAAATCCAATCCAACTTACTTTAGAAAATCATAGCAAATTATCTCATTAGACTATAATGAGTAATCAAATCCATTGAGAACAGAAAATAGGTAACTTCATAACACTGTGTAGCATCCATTAATCAATGAGGCAAATAACAAAATTCTATACAAAAAAATGAGGGCAGTCAAGTATAACATTAGTGGACAAAGAAATAAAGGATGAAATTGAGAAGATTTGgtatcaaaaaacatcttttttacCTAATCAAGTGATAGTTAAGACATAACTAGAAACAGGTGATGTAATATCTAGTCCATTATCGcatataaacaaattttaacagTATCCCTACACATACACTAAAAATTAGTCAGGAGTGAAAGGTAGAAGACATTAAGATTTAGCAATATACCAAGTGATATACATACTGTATGTAACTTGCAAGCATATGCTCTCCCCCCCTCCTCACAACAATCTTGTCACCAATATTCACTTAATCACTTCATGGAGTAGGGTGTCACTCCAAACAAGATTCACACTCCAACTCAGTTGATATAGTTTTTCTTAAGAGTTCAATACTATAGTATGATATTTGGAGTCCTATCTTCTTTAAGCTCATCATTTTGTGCAAACCAAACAAGGGAAATTACCTGTTTGAACCATCCACGTACTAACATCATGagtaaaagagagagaaaaaatgcaGGTAAAGCAGTCAGAACTGCAAAGTTGATTTCATTTGCCCGTAGAATCTGGTTCAGCTCTAGCATTGCCCTGACCAAAATATTATCTTGAGGAATTAAAACAATGtgaaatatttacttaaattttcAGATTAAAAAACTCACGTCTCAGTGTCCAGCTTGAGCTTCTGAACCTGGAACAGTGAAAAGTTACGTTAAAACTACTAAACCAGATGTTACATATAAGATATAACATATGAATTACATTACCTGAATAAGTATAGCCCGAACCAGCTCTCCATTGAGAAGGTTTTGAATAGGATGCATGAGTTCCTTCTCATACCTGCATTTATACTTGAAAAAATTAGATCTTAACAAATGTGATAAACACTAATATTACAAGAAATGAAGTGATATTATGAATTTTACTAATAAAGATTCTAAATTCAATAATTCTTGATATTAGAAAATGATAAGCACCTAAGCACTTGAGGAACCCTCTCTTAAAAGCTAGCTGTCAAGGAGGGAGAACCAAGCCACATGTGTAATACACCAAACATCCCATAGTACTCAATGTCAGACTTAGGCATCACATAATACCCAAGTTCCTATCTTAGCACTGCCCTTGAGAGCCGAAGTCCCCGTAGGTAGCTCTTCCCGAGACATTGAGAGCCAGCTTTGCTACCAGTTGATAAGCACCCAAGCACTTGGAGAACCCTCTTACAGCGGGGGGTGGAGGCCAAGCCACTTAAGTACTCCACCAAGCATCCATACTACTCAATGTGGGACATAGGCATCCCATAATACCCAAGTCCCTATCAGATAATATAGTGAGGactagtatatataaaaatcacTTTCTGTATGTTATTGTCCTTTTGTTCCATCAAAATCCAATTTTTAATTCTGCAAAGTTTTGAATATTGTCAATCAatgtaaattgaaaatattttataagaatatcCAGGTAAGGAATTTAGATTGTTCTAACATGGACATCCAATATCAGAAGGGCAACTTAAAAACTGAACAACccattatcttaaaattatttgcCTATAAATGCTCACATATTTCCAACCCCAAAAGATACTGCTAGTTAAACTGGAATAGTTAACCCACAACATAGGCCAGAAACCCTTAGTCAAAAGATATAGCAGTACACTCATTTAATGTCAATATCAAACCAATGactttctaataaaattaacacaTCTTCATAATGAAACATCAAAGCGAGAATAGCTAGAAACTCTATAGAGCAGTATCTTCATTCCTCAGAAAGTCATTGGCATGGAGAACTATTTTAGTACTAAATCCAGAAAACAACCAAGCTATTACCAATGAACCCTACAGGTACAATATCAAGGAAAATAGCTCACAAACAAATCCATGTAGCTATTTCAAATTCAATTCCACAAGTACCTTACTACCATAAGACAAGTATAACTAGAGATGGATCTAAAGTGAAAGATGACTCACCTATCCATGACTATCTCCATCATTTCCTGATCTGAAGCATTCACAGGGAACTTCTGACCCTTTGTCTGCTCACTGAAAGCCAACAACATTCTGTACagaaatttttagaaaaagttACAATGAAAGCAATCTCCAATTATCCATGCCACTAGCATGCCTTTCAATTTAAAGTAGATGACTATTGCCAATCAAACTTAAAGCAATATCCATGAATATGAGCAAATGCAATTCCAGGtagtcataaaaaaaatgaaataattcatAGTGTGAAGACTAGATATCTCTAATATATCCTTACTGCTAACTGCTACGCATATTTTATCTTGTTGCTAATAAATCCAAATTCTTCAGACAGATTTAGGTGGTACTGGATTGTACTTCTACTTATGGTATTAACATATGCTAGAAAACATTGTAAAAGATCATAGTAGGTAACAAGACTACAATGTATTAACAGGATTAGAAAAATTAGCATCCTGCTTTTACTGCACAACTTCCAttggttgattttttttctatttcttttcaaattagaTCTTCTACAGACAGAATCAGCTTCAATTCAAGCCATGGAAGAGAGTCAACACAACTCACTAAAATTTTCAAGTCCCAAAAGTTTCACAAGCAATTATTAAGGTGCCTAATTAACAGCATATATAGCAAAACtgtaaatagttatgttaaattaaaaattttgtaatgataaaaaaaattaaacattctgAGCATTAAGGTTCATACAGGTTTagtattcaaaaataaaaaaggcggACAGCATATTTAAAAACCAATAACCTGTGTAGTGAGTTGGAAGTTAACTGCACCTCTTCAACGTCCATAATACCTTGATGTCTCTTCTTGAATGTGTCAAAAAGTTCATCCCTAATGGACAAAATCTGAAAATTTATTGCATCAGAATATATACAAAAGTACAATTATGGCGCAGGACAAAGTGACAAGCAAGAGGACTCAAATCTCAATAGTACATAagatttttatgattattatgtaatttttatagAGATTGCTTTAAAGGGTTTTATTTGGTTTCAATTGGTGGATTTAGCCCAGTCAAAGTACGACGAGTACTAGTGGGATATTgaatagaatagaataattTAAGGGCTaggcttaatttaaaaataataaataaaactctTTCTAGCTTTATAATACATTCTAAGAACTTTCCTTTCTTCTGGGGGAATCCAACCTTATATACATATTGCATAGTGGCATAGTGTGCTTTAGATCAGCTTCTAGACAATATTAAAACTGACTTCATGCTTCCATAGTTTGGTTCACTTTCAACAGATTTAAAAATGGGAATGAAGAGGGAGaagatagaagaaaatgaaatttgttcATTGCTCATGGAGAACAGACTTTTAGGAAGGGTatatagttaattttaattattatagatTGAGATTTAAGGGAAATGAGGttaagaaaattgaataatGTTGATCACACCTATCTCATAAGGATATGTTAAGTTAATTTCTCCTATATtgaggaggaaaaaaaaagaaaaaagagtgaaGCCATGGTAAATTATCAAGAAGAAATGTACCGGTTCCTCTACGTGATTCTTGAAAAAGCTATATGTTGAGTTCCTAGCTTCCTCAACCCAATTATCAAGATCAGAACTCCCCACCAATCTACTATGCCGCAAGAGCCAAATGGAGCATACTGACAAACCAACTGCACCACATGTATAGCGGATCCAATATTGAGTTATTTTCCTtggctttttatgtttgatgacCTGAAACATATTACaaccataaaattaaaattttaaattttactgaTATTACTTAACAAACCAATCAACATAAGTTGGACAACTAGAAACAAATATGTATTATTAAAACAAGTTGataaattgttcaatttcagaaAGTCCATCCACAAATGACTAAATCCAAGATATCTGGTCAAAAAATAGAAGCCCAAGTTATTGACTCCAGTCAAGATAATTTTGTCCATTTCTAATAGGCATTGACAAAGTCCCAGAGATTGCCAGGAGATAGAGAAGAACATAAGAGGCATCAAGTAGCGGCTTTTGTTTAATCATAGGCATCTAGTAGTGTTTAACATATAATAAGGTGTATTATAAAGTCAGGCTAAGTGTTGTCTAATTGTAGGGTCTACTATTCTGTTTCTACTCAATAAATTGGTTTTTGGAAATTTCAGATCAAAAATCAAAGCTGGAGGGTAGCACAGAACAAAGTAACGAGAAATTTAGGTAAGCAATTAATGTTGACCAGCCACATTTAATTGTATAGATATTATTTACTCCtctcattttcatataaaaatggcTTTCTCACTAAATACATGCCCTGTATACCAACATATCCTTTGGGTGTCAAACTAATCCCTTAAGGCAAGGCAAGGAGCAAAATGGTTGCCCATTCATTTAATCATGAAGTAACTATTGTCTAATTGCAGAGTTGCAGGCAGAAATGACTCTGTTAACATGTCATGCCACACAAAGTTAATATCACAATAatggttgaaacttgaaacttcatTTTCAGTAACATTGGAAAATGTTTCTGTTTAATATCTCGTCTTTTCAAGTTATTGTTTACAACTAAAAAGAAGtccttttaagtaaaataatcaatttgtgaaaaaaaattatatctactttatttttaaaattcttaacagACAAGAAAAATCATCatctttgatataatttttttcgttAGTAAGtttcaagaaataaataaaagtgatGGGTTCATGAATGCAAAACAGTAAGGCACAGAAGAAACGCTAACTTGCTGCTcaccaaaaattaaaacaaaatgctAAATTGCTAATACTAATAGAGTGAGCTGCCAGAAGTTGAAGGATTAAATTTTGAAGATTGGATTCagattggtttttattttttcccacAGGAGTGAAAGTTACAAGCATGAAGTaatttatgccacaagaaatGGTGTTTCAATATGTATTATTCCCGTCTTCAATACTAAATGGACATCCTTATTAAGTGATATCATGAATATTAGACCATATGATATAAGTAAAAATTTAGACAGCCACAGTCTccaaaatttaatgaaataacataataaagaaGCTCTTACAAGAAAAGATATGTATGAATCCAACTTGtctaaattttgataaactGAATTGATAGCATCTCTTATTTCACAGTCTGTCCACTGAGACCCCTCCTGATTTATTTCTGGCAGCTTCTCAAACAGCAGAGGGGTTGAATAGCTCCCATCAACAGAAGAATCACtctgaaaaaatagaaaaggtcAATTCTAGAAACAATATTAAGCTGCAAACATGCTTCAGTTTTGCTTTGACAAACCATCTTCCATAGAGATAAGGGGTAAGAGTATACATAAGGGAAAACAGAGGCAAAAacaaacaactttatttatataaaccTGACGCGTTGCATGCAGATGTCCAATTGAAGCTTCTAATGTTGAAAACAAAACATTAATTGTAACCAACAACAAGGGCAGCTTAGTCTCTGGATCTTCCACCAACTCCTCTCCAATTTTATCAACTTCCATATAAACCTGAGTATGAAgtttcaaatttgaaataatatcaGAAAATTGATGTCCTATTGGCACTTAAGAAAATTAAGTTGAATAGAAAGTCttccatatttataattttacatttctaCAGGTGAGTTCATAAGTGTACATTACATCTGCTCACTATGAATATTTGTCTACACTTACAGAATCATGTGATATGCCAGAAGAACTTGAACCCCACATCTACATGTAAATAATTTAGCTTAAATTCTATGCTGACTGAACTATCCAGTCACACCTATCCTCATAATCCCTCTGAAGGCCCATACATGGAATTCCCCTAAAGACATCAATAATGGTGgcacaacaagaaaaaaaagtgggaAAGCACCCAAGAGAAAAACTAGGTCAACTGGGTGAAAAGCAGCAGCTGCTAAGAAAACATGCAAGATACAACACCACCCTCATAATCATTTGGTCATTCCAAATTTTCTCTTCTACAAATATGAAGATTAATAACATCAATGTGACGGAATCATACAATACAAAGGATTATTAACTATTGAGTAAGCTTTACAACAACAGACAAGCAGATTATATTCATTCCAATTATGAAAGACTAGTCGTGATTCAAACACAAGGAAAAAACCAACTTGAACACAGCATACCTGAGCCAAAAATGTGGCGAGTGAATATCTTAAGCTATTCAAAAAGCCTACTCTCTCGCCAATATAATCAGATGCAGATTGGCTCAGATTCTGTGTGGACGAACCTTGAACAGTGAGGCCACACAACAACTTAACTGTTTCATCAATAAAAGCCCTCGGACCCCTCTCAAATATCATGAAACGTGCCTTCTCGGAATCCGTACTCTGAATGATAAACAAATAAGCAGTATAACTACTTCCCGAACAGACACAGTGTGAACTAcctgtttggatttttttttcaataaatacttAATAAGAGAAGAAGATAAGCAAAAACGAAACAAGTTTCTCCATGAGCAAAAATTGGCTTCTGCATAAGctaatttataaaacttttctCATATATTAGCTTCTCCAAGAAGCTTATTTTTAACTAAGGCATAAGctcatttcaatttttcttcctaatttctttcttttccggCATatagagaagtttatccaaacaaactCATATATATAGATAACAAAAGCAAAAACAGAACCTTGGCTCTGGACTGCCAAAAGTGCAGATTCTTTTGGACGCTGTGCAAATTTATCAAAACACGCTCTAATATATCCTCCACAACATCATGCACTCTAGATCTCTTGGTCATGAGCCTACAAGGGAGCACAGCACAAAAACCATAATATCCATCCATTCATTCGTTCAATGTA
Proteins encoded in this window:
- the LOC114383158 gene encoding protein DGS1, mitochondrial-like isoform X3 → MIFERGPRAFIDETVKLLCGLTVQGSSTQNLSQSASDYIGERVGFLNSLRYSLATFLAQVYMEVDKIGEELVEDPETKLPLLLVTINVLFSTLEASIGHLHATRQSDSSVDGSYSTPLLFEKLPEINQEGSQWTDCEIRDAINSVYQNLDKLDSYISFLVIKHKKPRKITQYWIRYTCGAVGLSVCSIWLLRHSRLVGSSDLDNWVEEARNSTYSFFKNHVEEPILSIRDELFDTFKKRHQGIMDVEEVQLTSNSLHRMLLAFSEQTKGQKFPVNASDQEMMEIVMDRYEKELMHPIQNLLNGELVRAILIQVQKLKLDTETAMLELNQILRANEINFAVLTALPAFFLSLLLMMLVRGWFKQDTKAEGRGRIARIQRRLLVIEVKKRIMQYQNYVDQGLERDAQYMFGLALYSLDRLYQSVKWHAEATGEWERLREDIIDLAKPRLQTAHKESVISHMVTFECLLPSRNRQ
- the LOC114383158 gene encoding protein DGS1, mitochondrial-like isoform X1, which gives rise to MAVPTSESESVENRTLLSQFYSHYLVNRIKTLYPYFSTNFFSNFALRFRSTQRRECLPLPLPSSSLDSPVLMTKRSRVHDVVEDILERVLINLHSVQKNLHFWQSRAKSTDSEKARFMIFERGPRAFIDETVKLLCGLTVQGSSTQNLSQSASDYIGERVGFLNSLRYSLATFLAQVYMEVDKIGEELVEDPETKLPLLLVTINVLFSTLEASIGHLHATRQSDSSVDGSYSTPLLFEKLPEINQEGSQWTDCEIRDAINSVYQNLDKLDSYISFLVIKHKKPRKITQYWIRYTCGAVGLSVCSIWLLRHSRLVGSSDLDNWVEEARNSTYSFFKNHVEEPILSIRDELFDTFKKRHQGIMDVEEVQLTSNSLHRMLLAFSEQTKGQKFPVNASDQEMMEIVMDRYEKELMHPIQNLLNGELVRAILIQVQKLKLDTETAMLELNQILRANEINFAVLTALPAFFLSLLLMMLVRGWFKQDTKAEGRGRIARIQRRLLVIEVKKRIMQYQNYVDQGLERDAQYMFGLALYSLDRLYQSVKWHAEATGEWERLREDIIDLAKPRLQTAHKESVISHMVTFECLLPSRNRQ
- the LOC114383158 gene encoding protein DGS1, mitochondrial-like isoform X2; the protein is MSPSSATFLFTRLSRSTDSEKARFMIFERGPRAFIDETVKLLCGLTVQGSSTQNLSQSASDYIGERVGFLNSLRYSLATFLAQVYMEVDKIGEELVEDPETKLPLLLVTINVLFSTLEASIGHLHATRQSDSSVDGSYSTPLLFEKLPEINQEGSQWTDCEIRDAINSVYQNLDKLDSYISFLVIKHKKPRKITQYWIRYTCGAVGLSVCSIWLLRHSRLVGSSDLDNWVEEARNSTYSFFKNHVEEPILSIRDELFDTFKKRHQGIMDVEEVQLTSNSLHRMLLAFSEQTKGQKFPVNASDQEMMEIVMDRYEKELMHPIQNLLNGELVRAILIQVQKLKLDTETAMLELNQILRANEINFAVLTALPAFFLSLLLMMLVRGWFKQDTKAEGRGRIARIQRRLLVIEVKKRIMQYQNYVDQGLERDAQYMFGLALYSLDRLYQSVKWHAEATGEWERLREDIIDLAKPRLQTAHKESVISHMVTFECLLPSRNRQ